A window of the Lolium perenne isolate Kyuss_39 chromosome 7, Kyuss_2.0, whole genome shotgun sequence genome harbors these coding sequences:
- the LOC127317358 gene encoding THO complex subunit 4D — METSLDMSLDDMIKNRSVRGRGRGRIQRGGRGRGDGQRSGRGDGQWLGRGDGQRLGRGLGRGRGAGTFRGRGVPSQRPLGVNTRSSSYAIAKSFNKTKDFAWTHDRFEDSMVAAGLSGIETGTKLYISNLHYGVTKEDLQELFSEMGHLKNCAVHYDNNRHPTGTAEVIFTRRSEAVQALKRYNNVRLDGKEMKIEVIGANLGLTAVSAPRVSVVPGARGRGQREVVMMSRSSGFGRGAADSSNFLPGWKRNGFSQRGGQARGRGRGRSFGRGRGRGRAVYVPKGSLGKSVVQLDKELDTYHSGAMNVD; from the exons ATGGAGACTTCTTTGGATATGTCACTCGATGATATGATTAAGAACAGAAGTGTAAGGGGAAGAGGAAGGGGAAGGATTCAGAGGGGTGGTCGAGGCAGAGGTGATGGACAAAGGTCAGGCAGAGGTGATGGCCAATGGCTAGGCAGAGGTGATGGCCAAAGGCTAGGCCGTGGTTTAGGGCGCGGACGTGGCGCTGGCACCTTCCGTGGAAGAGGAGTGCCTTCACAAAGGCCACTTGGTGTCAATACTCGCTCGTCATCTTATGCTATTGCCAAG TCATTCAACAAAACAAAGGATTTTGCGTGGACACATGATCGTTTTGAGGATAGCATGGTGGCTGCTGGACTTTCAGGGATAGAAACTGGTACAAAGCTATATATTTCAAACTTGCACTATGGAGTGACAAAAGAAGATTTGCAG GAACTTTTCTCTGAAATGGGTCATTTGAAGAACTGTGCTGTTCATTATGACAATAATAGACACCCAACT GGTACAGCTGAGGTGATATTCACTAGGAGGAGTGAAGCTGTTCAAGCATTGAAACGATATAATAATGTACGCCTTGACGGGAAAGAAATGAAGATCGAAGTAATAGGAGCAAATTTGGGTCTGACTGCTGTTTCTGCACCTCGTGTTAGTGTTGTTCCTGGTGCAAGAGGAAGAGGACAGAGAGAAGTTGTAATGAT GTCTCGTTCTAGTGGGTTTGGTCGAGGTGCGGCTGACTCTTCTAATTTCCTTCCTGG GTGGAAGCGCAACGGTTTCTCACAAAGAGGAGGACAGGCCCGTGGTCGTGGCCGTGGCCGTAGTTTTGGCCGGGGTCGTGGACGTGGACGTGCTGTCTATGTGCCGAAGGGGTCTTTGGGGAAATCAGTCGTCCAACTGGACAAGGAGTTGGACACCTATCATTCTGGAGCAATGAATGTTGATTAA